One Pseudomonas sp. B21_DOA genomic window, CCCAAGCCTGTGGGCCAGCGAAAGCGAGATGATCCGCGAGATCAACCGCCTCGCCGCCCTCGCCCATTGGGTGTTGCCGGGGTTAAGCGAGGGCCGCTTGCTCACCGGCTTCGATGACCCGGCTGACATCGCTGCGTTTTACCTGAATCAGGGCGCCGAAGCGGTGGCGATCAAGCTCGGGCCAGAAGGCGCTTATTACCGCACGCAGCTGGATCAGGGTTTTGTCGCTGGCGTGCCGGTGACCAACGTGGTCGATACCGTGGGCGCGGGCGATGGCTTCGCGGTGGGGATGATCAGTGCCCTGCTCGAGCACCAGAGTTTTGCCGAGGCAGTGCAGCGGGCGAACTGGATTGGCAGTCGTGCGGTGCAGAGTCGTGGGGATATGGAGGGCCTCCCAACCCGCCAGGAATTATCGGTTGAATTTGAATCCGCCTTCGCGAGCAGGCTCGCTCCCACATTTGGCATGCAATCGCCTGTGGGAGCGAGCCTGCTCGCGAAGAGGCCCGCCTGATCACCGCAAATCAATAAACCTGCTGCGACAAAAACAACAAGCTCAGGAGTCACACCGATGAAAACTGCAACCCTCGCCGCCCGCCGCTGGTGGTACATCATGCCGATTGTGTTCATCACTTACAGCCTGGCCTATCTTGACCGCGCCAACTACGGTTTCGCTGCCGCATCGGGGATGGCTGAAGACCTGATGATCACGCCGGGCCTGTCATCGCTGCTCGGTGCGCTGTTCTTTCTTGGTTACTTTTTCTTCCAGGTACCCGGCGCGATCTACGCGCAAAAGCACAGCGTGAAAAAGCTGATTTTCGTCAGCCTGATCCTCTGGGGCGGCTTGGCGACGCTGACTGGCGTGGTATCCAACGCCTATTGGCTGATCGTCATTCGCTTCATGCTCGGCGTGGTCGAAGCGGCGGTGATGCCCGCAATGCTGGTCTATCTCTGCCACTGGTTCACCCGCGCCGAACGCTCGCGGGCCAACACGTTTCTGATCCTCGGCAACCCGGTGACGATGTTGTGGATGTCGGTGGTGTCGGGCTATCTGGTGCAGCATTTCAGCTGGCGCTGGATGTTCATCATCGAAGGTCTGCCGGCGGTGTTGTGGGCGTTTATCTGGTGGCGTCTGGCCGATGATCGTCCGGCCCAGGCCAAGTGGCTGAATGAGCAGGAAAAACACGATCTGGAAAGCGCCCTCGCCGCTGAACAGGTCGGGATCAAGGCTGTGAAGAACTACGCCGAGGCGTTCCGGTCGCCAAAGGTGATCATTCTCGCGCTGCAGTTTTTCTGCTGGAGCATCGGCGTCTACGGTTTCGTGTTGTGGCTGCCGTCGATCCTCAAGGCCGGCGCGCAAATGGACATGATCGAGGCCGGCTGGCTCTCGGCACTGCCGTATCTGGCGGCGGTCATCGGCATGCTTGCGGTGTCGTGGGGTTCGGACAAATTGCAGAAGCGCAAACGCTTCGTCTGGCCGCCGCTGCTGATCGCTTCGATTGCGTTTTATGGCTCGTATGCCTTGGGCGCCGAACATTTCTGGTGGTCGTACACGCTGCTGGTGATTGCCGGCGCCTGCATGTACGCGCCGTATGGGCCGTTCTTCGCCATCGTTCCGGAAATTCTGCCGGCCAACGTCGCCGGTGGCGCCATGGCGCTGATCAACAGCATGGGCGCGCTCGGCTCGTTTGGCGGCTCGTATCTGGTCGGCTATCTGAACAGCTCCACCGGTTCGCCCGGTGCCTCGTACCTGTTGATGAGCGGCGCGCTGCTGCTGTCGGTGGTGTTGACCATTTTCCTCAAGCCCGGCGCCAGTGATCGCGTCGTCGCCAAAGCCGCCGCCACACCGCGTGTGCCGGCGCATTCCTGAAAGGACTTTTGCCATGAAAAAACAGGTCGTGCTGTACAAGAAACTTTCGCCCGCGCTAATGGCGCGCCTGCAAGAGCAGTTTGACGTAACGCTGATCGAAAGCCTCGACGCCGATGGCGTCATGCAATTGCGCGATGCCCTGCCCCGAGCCCACGGTTTACTCGGCGCCAGCCTGAAACTGGATGCGGCGTTGCTGGATCTGGCGCCGCAACTGGAGGCGATTGCCAGCGTCTCGGTGGGTGTCGACAACTACGACATCGAGTATCTGAATCGGCGCAAGATTCTGCTGACCAACACCCCCGACGTGCTCACCGAAACCACCGCCGACACCGGTTTCGCCCTGATCCTCGCCGCTGCCCGTCGGGTGGTCGAACTGGCGAACATGGTCCGTGGCGGGCAGTGGAGCCGCAATATCGGCCCGGCGCATTTCGGCACCGATGTGCATGGCAAGACGCTGGGCATCATCGGCATGGGCCGCATCGGCGAGGCCCTGGCCCAGCGCGGGCATTTCGGTTTCGGCATGCCGGTGATCTACCAGAGTCAGTCGCGCAAGCCGGCGGTCGAGGAGCGGTTCGCTGCGCAATATCGCAGCCTCGAAGAGTTGCTCCAGCAGGCCGATTTCATTTGCCTGACTTTGCCTCTGACGGCGCAGACCGAACGTTTGATCGGCGCGGAACAATTTGCGCTGATGCGGCCGGAAAGCATTTTCATCAATATCTCGCGGGGCAAAGTGGTCGATGAGGTGGCGATGATCGAGGCGTTGCGCAGCAAGCGCATTCGCGCGGCGGGGCTGGATGTGTTCGAGCGCGAGCCGTTGAATCATGATTCGCCATTGTTGCAGTTGAGCAATGTTGTGGCCACGCCGCACATGGGCTCGGCGACCCATGAGACGCGTGAAGCGATGGCGCGGTGTGCGGTGGAGAATCTGTTGGCGGCGTTGAATGGACAGCGGCCGGCGAATCTGGTGAATCCTCTAAACTGATCGTTCCCACGCTCAGCGTGGGAATGCAGCCCGGACGCTCCGCGTCCCTTCCGAAAGCTGGAACGCGGAGCGTCCCTAGAGGCATTCCCACGCGGAGCGTGGGAACGATCAGCAAGGCGCCGGTTCAGGCAACACAAATCCATCAGGCACTGCGCGCCTGCAACAGCTGCACCGCACACAACGCAATCCGCGCGCAGGCATCCGCCAGTTTGACCCGATCCACCACCAGACCGATGCGAATATGCCCCGCCGCGCTCGGCCCGAACGCTTCGCCGGCCAGCACAGAGACGCCATAACGTTCCAGCAAGCGCTCGGCAAACGCCTGAGCGCCAAGGCCAGTCTGGCGCACATCGACCATCACGAACATGCCGCCATCCGGGCAAATCGGCTGCAACCCAGGGCAACCGTACAAACGTTCGCAGACCAGATCGCGGCGCAAGCGATACTCCTCGCGCATCTGCGTGACTTCCGGCAGATCGCTTTGCAGCGCCACTTGTGCGGCCTTCTGTACGAAATCCGGCAGACCGAAGAGCATGCTCAGAGACAGATTCACCAGATGCTCGGCCAAGGGTTTCGGGCCGATCATCCAGCCGATGCGCCAACCGGTCATCGCATGGGATTTCGACAGACTGTTGATCGTCGCGGTGCGCTCGGCCATGCCCGGCAGGCTCGCCGGGCTGATGTGCTCGCCTTCGTATAAAAGCTCGCTGTACACCTCATCGCTGATCAGCCACAGGTCATGGCGAATGCACAGCGCTGCCAGTTCCTGCCAGATCAGCAGCGACAAACTGGCGCCGCTGGGATTGTTCGGGCTGTTGAGCAGCATCGCGCGAGTTCGCGGGGTAATGCGCGAGGCGACATCGGCGGGGTCAACACGAAAACCGTTCTCCGGGCGCACCGGCACGGCAATTACCTTGGCACCGCAAGCGCCAAACACTCCTTCGTAGGTAACGTACATCGGCTCGGCGACGATCACTTCATCGCCCGGATCGAGCAGACACTGCGCCACCGAATACACCGCGCATTGCGCGCCGGGCAGGACAATCACCTGATCAGGATCAACCCGTTGACCACTGCGCTGGCGATGACGCTCGGCAATCAGACTGCGCAGCTCGAACCGCCCACGCACATCGGCGTAATGGGTGTCGCCGGCCAACAGGCTATCGATCGCGCCGTGGACGATCGGCAACGGCGTATCGAAATCCGGATCGCCGACGCTCAACAACAAAACATCGACGCCTTCGGCGCGCAGTTCCAGCGCTCGGTCGTGAATCTGCCAGGCAGCGGCACCCTCCCCGGCGATTCGTTGGGTCAAGGCTGAATAGCGCATGTACGTCTCCTGTTAGCGCGGTTTCCAGCCTTCACCGTATCTCAAATCACGAAACGCGCCACCATGGCGTTCAAATCCACTGCCAGTCGCGACAGTTCGTGGGTCGCGGCGCTGGTCTGGTTGGCGCCGGCGGCCGATTGCGTGGCGAGGTCGCGAATGTTGACCAGGTTGCGATCGACTTCGCGGGAGACTTGCGCCTGCTCTTCCGAAGCGCTGGCGATAACCAGGTTGCGCTCGTTGATCTGGTGAATCGATTGCGTGATCTGCTCCAGCGCCACGCCGGCCGCGCGGGCCATTTCCAATGTGGACTGGGTGCGCTGATTGCTTTGCTGCATCGACGAAACCGCTTCTCCGGTACCGTTCTGGATGCCGGCGACCATTTTTCGATTTCCTGAGTCGACTGCGCGGTGCGATGGGCCAAGGCGCGCACTTCGTCAGCCACCACGGCAAAACCACGGCCAGCCTCGCCGGCACGCGCCGCTTCAATTGCAGCGTTGAGCGCCAAGAGGTTGGTCTGTTCGGCGATGGCCCGAATCACGTCCAGCACCTTGCCAATGTCACGACCTTGCGCGGCGAGGCCTTCAATCATCTGCGCGGTGTTCTGCACGTCGTGAGTCATGGTCTGGATCGCGTCGACGGTTTTCACCACCTGATCGCGACCTTCGCGGGCGGCGTGGGTCGACTGGTTTGACGCTTCGGAAGTCGACACGGCGTTGCGCGCCACCTCTTCCACCGCAGCGGTCATCTCGTTGACGGCGGTGGCGGCCTGTTCGATTTCGTTGTTCTGCTGCTGCAGGCCGCGCGACGCTTCTTCGGTGACGGCGCTGAGTTCTTCGGCAGCGGCGCCCAGTTGCGTGGCGGAACCGGCGATCTGCTCGATGGTTTTGCGCAGGTTGGTCTGCATCGCGGCCAAGGCTTCGAGCAGGCGCGCCGGTTCATCCTTGCCGTCAACTTCGATGGCTTTGCTGAGGTCACCGTCGGCAATGGTTTGCGCAGCGAGCACGGCGCGGTTGAGCGGCGTGACGATGCTGCGGGTCAGCAACCAGGCGAGCAACACGGTGGCCAGTGCCGCAATCACGGCGACGATGATGATCCCGGTGATCGCGCTGTCATAGTTTTCACCGGCCTTGGTGGCCGCCGCTCTGGCCCCGGCCGTATTCATGCCGATCAGCTTGTTGAGCTGCTCGCCCATCTGATCGGTGCCTTCCTTGATGCGCGTGTTGATCAACGCGCGCATCGCTTCCAGATCGCCCTTGCGCGATAGCTCAATCATCTGATTCTGCGCTTGCAGGTAATTATCGAGCGTCGTCGAAAACGTCTGGAAGACCGCGCGCTCTTCAGGGCCTGCCGGCAACGCAGCGTAGCTGGCCTGCGCTTTGCGCACCTTGTCGACCAGCACCGCGATGCGGGTTTCTGCCTCTTGCAGGCTGGCCGGTTCGCGATTGACCAGCACACGGAACGAGAGGATGCGCATGCGCAGGACGTTTTCCGTGACCACACTGAGGTGGGTCACGCTTGGCAATTGGTTGGTGTCCATGTCGATCGACGCCTGACGAATGACCGTCATGCGGCTGACGGCGAACACGCCGAGGACAATCACCAGTAAGGCGATAAAGGCAAAACCGAGGAAAGCACGTGGCGCGATATTCAGGTTACGCAGGGACATGGTCGGACTCTCGAAAGAAAGAAACTACGAGCGTCCATGCCGTGAGCACTGGCCCATAGCGGGCGACAGTCCGGCGGCACTGAATTTTGGTTTTGTGTGCGCCTGACCGTTGTATCGGCCAGGCTTGAGGAAGGTTTCGGGTCGGCGGTAAATATTTTTCAGGCTGAGGCGAGTTGCCAGACCCGAGCAATATCTGTAGCGCGTTCACGCAGCAGGCGCGGGGCTTCGGCGCAGGCCTGTTCCAATGTCATCGGTCCACTGGTCACGGCGAACGCGGCGTCGATGCCGTGTTGGTAGAGTTCCTGATAGCCCTCGCCCAAGGTTCCGGCAATCACGATCACCGGCACGGCGTATCGTTTGGCAATTCGCGCCACCCCGAACGGTGTTTTGCCACGCAGGGTCTGCGCATCGAAGCGGCCCTCTCCGGTGATGACCAGATCCGCATCTTTGACCGCCTCAGCGAGCCCGACCAGTTCCGCCACCACCTCGACGCCCGCCTGAAACTGCGCGCCGAGAAAAGCCTTGGCGGCAAACCCCAGACCACCCGCCGCGCCGCTGCCCGGTTCATCGCGCACGTCTTTGCCCAATGCTTGCGCGCAGAGTTTGGCAAAGTGCCCCAGCGCCTGATCGAGTTGCTCAACCTGCGCGGGCGATGCGCCCTTCTGCGGGCCAAAAATGGCCGAAGCACCATGAGGGCCGCAGAGCGGATTGTTGACGTCGGCGGCGATGTCGAAACGCACATCGGCCAGACGTGGATCAAGTCCACTCAGGTCCAATCGCGCCAGTTGCGCCAAGGCCAGGCCGCCGGGCACCAGCGACTGATTCTGCGCATCCAGCAACTTCACACCCAATGCCTGCATCGTTCCGGCACCGCCATCATTGGTCGCGCTGCCGCCGATCGCCAGGATCACCCGTTGCGCGCCGGCATCCAGCGCTGCACGAATCAACTCACCCGTACCAAACGTGCTGCTGATGCAGGCATCGCGCTGTCCCGGCGGGACCAGTTGCAGACCGCTGGCCTCGGCCATTTCGATGATCGCGGTGTGGTTGTGCGGCAGCCAACCCCAAGCAGCGTCGACCGGCGCGCCCAGTGGACCGCGCACGCGGGTGCGGCGTAACTCACCTTCGCAGGCTGCAAGAATCGACTCGACCGTGCCTTCGCCGCCGTCGGCCATCGGGCATTTGATCAGCGTCGCCTGCGGCCAGACCTGCGCCAGTCCGAGGGCGATGGCTTCGGCAACGCCTTGGGCACTCAGGCTGTCCTTGAACGAGTCGGGGGCGATGACGATCTTCATGGGAATTCTCCGGTTGCAGTGGCATTCATGCTGCCAGCGGCCGTGAGCGTTGACGCCGGTCGGCTGCACAAGTGGCGTCGACGTTTATTGTTCATTTCCACAAAAGACTTGCGTTGGATGTTCCGGCCTCTTCGCGAGCAGGCTCGCTCCCACATTTGAAATCCATGCCACTGTGGGAGCGAGCCTGCTCGCGAAGGGCCCGAAATACACCGATCAATTCGGATCAGTCTGCGGCAACAGCTGCACCCCCAGGTACAACGCCAACATCCCGTCCAGCCTCAACGGATCAACCCCGCTCAACTCGGCAATCCGCTCCATGCGATAACGCAGACTATTGCGATGAATGCCCAACGCCTCGGCACAGGCCTGGCTCTGCCCGTCGTGCTCGCACCAAGTGCGCAGGGTCGCCAGCAACTGGCCGTTGCTGTCCTTGGCGATGACCTTGCGCAGCGGTTTGAGCAACTCGTCCAGCGCATCATCGTTGCGGTGACGCCACAGCATGACCGGCAAGCGATAACGATTGAGCGTCAGCAGTCTCGAATTCGGCAACACGTCACGACCATACGCCAGCAAGTCGCCGACCCGCCGATAACAGCGACGCAACCCGGCGAGCCCTCCGCCTGCCCGCCGACGGCGATGCGCAGAATCTTCCAGCCGAGGCCATCGAGTTTTTCCAGCAGGCGGTCATGCTCCACTTGCTGGCTCGCCGGGCGACACCACAACAGCGAAGACTTCGCCGAACTCACGCACCAACTGTCGGGGTAACGCGAGGTCAGCCACGCACTCAGTGCCTCGACGGTTTGCCCCGGGCCGTGCTCAAGCGCCAGTTCAAACAGATAAGGCACCCGCGTCAGTTGCGGCTTGAGCCCCAACTGTTGCGCCTCATCGACCAGGCGCGGCGAATCCCCCGCCTCGCTCAACAGCAACGCCAGCAGATCATCGCAACGCTGCCGTCGCCACTGTTGCTCGGCCTGCTGATTGCGCTGGCCGACGAGCATTTCCGCGGTCATGCGCACCAGTTCGGCGTAAGTGCGCAGTTGCTCCGGCTCGCCGGTGATGCCGAGTACGCCGATCAAGCGCTGATCGAGCAGCAGCGGCAGATTGATACCCGGCTGCACGCCTTTGAGGTGCACCGCCGTCTGCGCATCGATTTCCACTACGCGCCCGTTGGCCAGCACCAGTTGCGCGCCCTCATGACGGGTGTTGATGCGCTCCGGTTCACCGCTGCCGAGGATCAGGCCCTGACTGTCCATGACGTTGACGTTGTACGGCAAAATGGCCATGGCCCGGTCGACGATGTCTTGGGCAAGATCGTGATCGAGTTCGAACATAGCGGCGGCAATCCTTCATTTCAGGCACTAGCGGTTGTTCAGCCGCACAGGGTCTGGCGGCAAACCCTGTGCTCAGGCACAAAGACAATCCGGCCAAAGGTGGCCGAGACTCTCAGGGCGATCAACGTTACCCTTTGCATCGCAAAAAATCATAATAAAGAGAGAGCCGCTATGTCGCAGAGCGCCGCAGCTACCCAAACCGTCGACGACGGTAAAAACGCCGTCTACAAACGCATCACCCTGCGTTTGATTCCCTTCATTTTCATCTGCTACCTGTTCAACTACCTCGACCGGGTCAACGTCGGCTTCGCCAAACTGCAGATGCTCGATGCCCTGAAATTCAGCGAAACCGTGTACGGCCTCGGCGCCGGGATTTTCTTCATCGGCTACGTGCTGTGCGGTGTGCCGAGCAATCTGGCGCTGACCCGTTTCGGTCCACGCCGCTGGATTGCCTTGATGATGATCACCTGGGGCACGCTGTCGACCTGCCTGTTGTTCGTCACCACCCCGACCGAGTTCTACACCCTGCGCTTTTTCACCGGTGCCGCTGAGGCCGGTTTCTTCCCGGGCGTCGTGCTGTATCTGTCGCAGTGGTTCCCGACCTTCCGCCGTGGCCGGATCATGGCGCTGTTCATGTCGGCAATCCCGGTCTCCGGTCTGCTTGGCAGCCCGTTTTCCGGCTGGATCCTCAACCACTTCGCCGCTGGCCAAGGTGGCCTGGCCGGCTGGCAATGGATGTTTCTGCTGCAAGGCATTCCAACCGTGATCCTCGGTGCGCTGGCGTATTTCCTGTTGAGCGACAGCT contains:
- a CDS encoding glycerate kinase; amino-acid sequence: MKIVIAPDSFKDSLSAQGVAEAIALGLAQVWPQATLIKCPMADGGEGTVESILAACEGELRRTRVRGPLGAPVDAAWGWLPHNHTAIIEMAEASGLQLVPPGQRDACISSTFGTGELIRAALDAGAQRVILAIGGSATNDGGAGTMQALGVKLLDAQNQSLVPGGLALAQLARLDLSGLDPRLADVRFDIAADVNNPLCGPHGASAIFGPQKGASPAQVEQLDQALGHFAKLCAQALGKDVRDEPGSGAAGGLGFAAKAFLGAQFQAGVEVVAELVGLAEAVKDADLVITGEGRFDAQTLRGKTPFGVARIAKRYAVPVIVIAGTLGEGYQELYQHGIDAAFAVTSGPMTLEQACAEAPRLLRERATDIARVWQLASA
- a CDS encoding sugar kinase, encoding MSEIDILSFGETMAMLVAEQTGDLAKVERFHKRIAGADSNVAIGLSRLGFNVAWLSRVGNDSLGRFVVETLIKEGLDCSHVEVDEQHPTGFQFKSRNDDGSDPQVEYFRRGSAASHLSPHSISDNLLSARHLHATGIPPALSASTREMSFELMTRMRAAGRSVSFDPNLRPSLWASESEMIREINRLAALAHWVLPGLSEGRLLTGFDDPADIAAFYLNQGAEAVAIKLGPEGAYYRTQLDQGFVAGVPVTNVVDTVGAGDGFAVGMISALLEHQSFAEAVQRANWIGSRAVQSRGDMEGLPTRQELSVEFESAFASRLAPTFGMQSPVGASLLAKRPA
- a CDS encoding MFS transporter encodes the protein MKTATLAARRWWYIMPIVFITYSLAYLDRANYGFAAASGMAEDLMITPGLSSLLGALFFLGYFFFQVPGAIYAQKHSVKKLIFVSLILWGGLATLTGVVSNAYWLIVIRFMLGVVEAAVMPAMLVYLCHWFTRAERSRANTFLILGNPVTMLWMSVVSGYLVQHFSWRWMFIIEGLPAVLWAFIWWRLADDRPAQAKWLNEQEKHDLESALAAEQVGIKAVKNYAEAFRSPKVIILALQFFCWSIGVYGFVLWLPSILKAGAQMDMIEAGWLSALPYLAAVIGMLAVSWGSDKLQKRKRFVWPPLLIASIAFYGSYALGAEHFWWSYTLLVIAGACMYAPYGPFFAIVPEILPANVAGGAMALINSMGALGSFGGSYLVGYLNSSTGSPGASYLLMSGALLLSVVLTIFLKPGASDRVVAKAAATPRVPAHS
- a CDS encoding D-glycerate dehydrogenase, whose translation is MKKQVVLYKKLSPALMARLQEQFDVTLIESLDADGVMQLRDALPRAHGLLGASLKLDAALLDLAPQLEAIASVSVGVDNYDIEYLNRRKILLTNTPDVLTETTADTGFALILAAARRVVELANMVRGGQWSRNIGPAHFGTDVHGKTLGIIGMGRIGEALAQRGHFGFGMPVIYQSQSRKPAVEERFAAQYRSLEELLQQADFICLTLPLTAQTERLIGAEQFALMRPESIFINISRGKVVDEVAMIEALRSKRIRAAGLDVFEREPLNHDSPLLQLSNVVATPHMGSATHETREAMARCAVENLLAALNGQRPANLVNPLN
- a CDS encoding aminotransferase class I/II-fold pyridoxal phosphate-dependent enzyme, which encodes MRYSALTQRIAGEGAAAWQIHDRALELRAEGVDVLLLSVGDPDFDTPLPIVHGAIDSLLAGDTHYADVRGRFELRSLIAERHRQRSGQRVDPDQVIVLPGAQCAVYSVAQCLLDPGDEVIVAEPMYVTYEGVFGACGAKVIAVPVRPENGFRVDPADVASRITPRTRAMLLNSPNNPSGASLSLLIWQELAALCIRHDLWLISDEVYSELLYEGEHISPASLPGMAERTATINSLSKSHAMTGWRIGWMIGPKPLAEHLVNLSLSMLFGLPDFVQKAAQVALQSDLPEVTQMREEYRLRRDLVCERLYGCPGLQPICPDGGMFVMVDVRQTGLGAQAFAERLLERYGVSVLAGEAFGPSAAGHIRIGLVVDRVKLADACARIALCAVQLLQARSA